CAGGATGAGTACGGATAACGGGGTGCACATTGCATGGATAGGTTTTTGAATAATCACCAAAAATAGCGTGATATACATGATTAGCGTCATGTTCTGCTTCTAAGCCTGACAAATATTCTTGCATTCTAGGTGAAAGCGCATCATAGGCGGCATACATAGATGAAAACAAAGTATCACCACCTATATCAGGTATAGTATGTAAATACAGCATAGAACCCATAGGCGGCTCTGCATTACAGCTCAAATCAGTATGCCAATTATCACCAGCCACATATTTAGAATCTTTATCTGCATGTATCGCCACTATGTCCTCATGGCCTTCTATGCCAGCTACCCCTGGATGAATAATTAGATCTCCAAAGATACGACCTACCTCCTTATGTTGTTCATGATTAATAGGCTGATCACGAAAAAAAATCACTTGGTACTCCATAATCGCATCGAAAAGTTGACTGCGTATATCTGCTGATAATTCTTCAGTCAGGTCGACATTAGAAATCTCAGCGCCAATGTTTTGAGTCAGTGCTTTTATTTGTAATTTATTATTCATTTATTCCTCTTACGATTACATATCGTGATTTTTGATAAACTGTATTGACCAAATAGTTATCTAAATTGTTCTTTAAATAGTTGTCTAAATGACTACATGCCAAATTTATACAAACTATAATTGCTTACTTCGCTTTGACGTACTGAACTTAACGCTTTGGAATACTCTAATAAGATATCGATGGTATGCTGCAGTCTAGCGCGGATATATATATCATCAGTGTCATCAGATACTTTTTCTTCATTGAAACACTGTTTAACATTTCGAACAATTAAATGGTCTGGGATCCAGCACAGGCGGTTATTTTTTGTACTACTAATACGTAATTCCGCTATCGGTAAATAGCCTCCAACTGAAGCAGAAATTGCAATAATTAAGCCTGGCTTATTCGCCATATCTTTAACATCAGTAAACAGAAAGAAATTCTTTAAACAACTCGGCACCATGCCATGCCAATCTGGGGTAATAACGATAAAGCCATCACATTCCTTAAGTTCTGCTGATATTGGTTTCCATGTGACTTGCAGTTCACCTTGTGGTTCATACCAAAAACTATCATCAAAATTAGGAAGCGGTGCCTTTCCTAAATCAAGAACAAAGGTATCAATACTTTGTGTATTAAGTTGTTCTTGAATAAATGCGCCCACCTTGGCGGTTTGCGATTTACTACGCTGACTTCCACAAATAATACCTATTTTCATGATGCTATCACTGCCTTTATATTAATTATTGCTACAAACTATATTCACGGCAGTAAATTTACGTGATGGTAACTGATAGGTCTTGCCGAATTCTGCACAAAAACTTGTATCAACTTATCTTAATCTGCTATATCGACGCTTTAATTCAATTATGTTGGCGGTTTAGTACAAGATAACCAGATTAACGATTTCTATAATGATGCCTTGAAAGATAAATATTTTGATCTAACTACAGCAAAGGAACGAATGAAAATGAGCTTACTAAACCAAACAACTATGCCCGCAATCTTTTTTGGTCATGGTAGCCCAGGAAACATACTAGAAGACAATACAGCCACGCAATTATGGCAAAGTATAGGAAAAGAGTTTCCTAAACCCAAAGGCATTATTTGTATATCAGCCCATTGGTACACAGATGGAACCGCTATTACCTCTATGGAAAAACCCAAAACCATTCATGATTTTGGTGGGTTCCCCCAAGCTATGTACGAGATGCAATACCCAGCTCCTGGCAGCCTTGAGCTAGCATCAAAGTTAAGCAGTATATTGGCTGAAGAAGATGCCCAACTCAATAGCAGTTGGGGTTTTGATCACGGTACATGGTGTGTCTTATCTAAAGTATTCCCTAAGGCAGATGTCCCAGTAGTTCAGTTGTCTATGGACCACACTAAAGATATGGCCTACCACTTCCGTGTTGGACAAAAAATAGCCCAATTACGTAATGAAGGTTATTGGGTTATAGGTAGTGGCAATATTGTTCATAACTTAGGGGTAATGGATTGGAATAAGCGCAACATGACGTTCGATTGGGCGCAACGTTTTGGAGACTATATTCGAGATGCTATATCAAATGACACTCCAGAAAATATTATAAACTACTTAGATTTTGGTGCAGAAGCACAGAAATCTGTACCGCATCCAGATCATTTCATCCCCTTATTGTATGTTTTAGGCGCAAGATTGTCTGATGATACCTACCGGTTCGAAACTACTTATGCAGAATATGGCTCATTAGATATGACAACTATTATATTTAACTAAGTTGTATTTACAACATCAAAAATATTCAACTTTCAAAATATAAATCAATACCTTACAGAACAAACTGAGTAATTATTTTCGCAATAGCTTGCTCAGTTATGTCTCTTTTAATAAATAATGATATTAAGTCTAGTACTCAATATCTGGTTATTAATTCAAAATCCAACGCTGTTAGGCCTCAATATTGCATTGACCAACTAGTCAACTTATCCATCAATCATATTAATTAGGGAGAATTAAGGGGGATTAAGACAATTATTGAGGCGTAAACGACCAAGAAATAAAAGCTAGTACGACGTAATCTTTTTCCTGAAAAACGCTGCCGTGCATGATCTGCGTTTGCTAAACCTACAATACAGGAGACTTCTATGTCGCTTCTAAAAACCGATGATTTAACCGATGCGGATCGTAAACAGCCCACTAATTTACATACATTAAAAGCTACCCTTGAAAACTGCCATTGGGGATATTTCTCAGCCACAAAAGCCCCTGCAATTAAAGTTAAAAGTGGTGACATTATTCAAGCTGAAGCCATTACCCATCATGCTGGAGATGCACCTGAATTAATGATGGATGATGCACTTAAGGCCATTTGGGCAGGCGTTCCTGAAGCGGACAGAAATCCTGGTGTACATTTAATGACAGGCCCCATATACGTCGAAGGCGCTCAACCAGGTGATATACTTGAAGTACGTTATTTAAATATGCGTCCACGATTTTCATATGGTTCTAATTTGGCGGCCAATTGGGGACATTTATATGATGAATTTAAACAAAAAGAGCGCGTTACTATATATCGCTTAGACATGGCTAGCATGCAAGCCCATGGTCATTATGCTTATGATTTCAAAGGCAAATATGAAACACCTGGCACTATCACTCATTGCCCAGAATGTGAACGCGAAAAAACATTAAATGGCGT
The sequence above is a segment of the Paraglaciecola sp. L3A3 genome. Coding sequences within it:
- the ygiD gene encoding 4,5-DOPA dioxygenase extradiol, translated to MSLLNQTTMPAIFFGHGSPGNILEDNTATQLWQSIGKEFPKPKGIICISAHWYTDGTAITSMEKPKTIHDFGGFPQAMYEMQYPAPGSLELASKLSSILAEEDAQLNSSWGFDHGTWCVLSKVFPKADVPVVQLSMDHTKDMAYHFRVGQKIAQLRNEGYWVIGSGNIVHNLGVMDWNKRNMTFDWAQRFGDYIRDAISNDTPENIINYLDFGAEAQKSVPHPDHFIPLLYVLGARLSDDTYRFETTYAEYGSLDMTTIIFN
- a CDS encoding NADPH-dependent FMN reductase translates to MKIGIICGSQRSKSQTAKVGAFIQEQLNTQSIDTFVLDLGKAPLPNFDDSFWYEPQGELQVTWKPISAELKECDGFIVITPDWHGMVPSCLKNFFLFTDVKDMANKPGLIIAISASVGGYLPIAELRISSTKNNRLCWIPDHLIVRNVKQCFNEEKVSDDTDDIYIRARLQHTIDILLEYSKALSSVRQSEVSNYSLYKFGM
- a CDS encoding TauD/TfdA family dioxygenase, whose protein sequence is MNNKLQIKALTQNIGAEISNVDLTEELSADIRSQLFDAIMEYQVIFFRDQPINHEQHKEVGRIFGDLIIHPGVAGIEGHEDIVAIHADKDSKYVAGDNWHTDLSCNAEPPMGSMLYLHTIPDIGGDTLFSSMYAAYDALSPRMQEYLSGLEAEHDANHVYHAIFGDYSKTYPCNVHPVIRTHPVTGKKSIYVNSSYTTRIMGLSKTESEGILTMLYNHVKDPNFQVRFTWQPDSIAIWDNRCTQHFAVWDYFPQTRSGYRVTMAGEKPE
- a CDS encoding acetamidase/formamidase family protein → MSLLKTDDLTDADRKQPTNLHTLKATLENCHWGYFSATKAPAIKVKSGDIIQAEAITHHAGDAPELMMDDALKAIWAGVPEADRNPGVHLMTGPIYVEGAQPGDILEVRYLNMRPRFSYGSNLAANWGHLYDEFKQKERVTIYRLDMASMQAHGHYAYDFKGKYETPGTITHCPECEREKTLNGVRIPVRPHLGTAGVAPDVAGRVSTIPPGKHGGNIDNWRIGAGSTMYYPVQVEGGLFSIGDPHISQGDGEISGTAIEASLDVTMQIILRKDFKFPSPLLETPDYFIVHGFDEDLNVAMKNASLDMLELLTDHRGLSKDDAYSLMSVSSDFAVTQVVDTVQGVHVKIPRSVFDNGEPDSE